The following coding sequences lie in one Arabidopsis thaliana chromosome 3, partial sequence genomic window:
- a CDS encoding Polyketide cyclase/dehydrase and lipid transport superfamily protein (Polyketide cyclase/dehydrase and lipid transport superfamily protein; CONTAINS InterPro DOMAIN/s: Lipid-binding START (InterPro:IPR002913); BEST Arabidopsis thaliana protein match is: Polyketide cyclase/dehydrase and lipid transport superfamily protein (TAIR:AT1G55960.1); Has 330 Blast hits to 330 proteins in 66 species: Archae - 0; Bacteria - 0; Metazoa - 145; Fungi - 0; Plants - 155; Viruses - 0; Other Eukaryotes - 30 (source: NCBI BLink).), producing MNSGDTLSTLAQFISSSERFFRRADGDVVFCYCWATVLALVFILLYQFFLSRKFRFFSHASSSSPVVSVSQSLSSQSGISTTLVSDEDLKGLIQKLGERSEDAEIWEDVIKKSNPRISYTAKCCKPTDGSPMKYLSTTVFEDCSPEVLRDFYMDNEYRKQWDKTVVEHEQLQVDSNSGIEIGRTIKKFPLLTPREYVLAWKLWEGKDKFYCFIKECDHNMVPQQRKYVRVSYFRSGWRIRKVPGRNACEIHMVHQEDAGLNVEMAKLAFSRGIWSYVCKMENALRKYIATSHRPQGPTLSAVSLMKKIPSELESQTDDITNSSGTTTSGMHTGEGAKRKKLLRKPSKKLIANGMLLVGGAVGGAICLSRGHSALGAKVALAYFLSKMRKRGAQLSQTSQNAVGSGLGHSCGLSPNVSVSASFLAVHFSIHTSRFIRLFTQ from the exons ATGAATAGTGGTGATACCTTATCGACGTTAGCTCAATTTATCTCCTCTTCCGAGAGATTTTTCCGGCGAGCTGACGGTGATGTAGTCTTTTGTTATTGCTGGGCCACCGTGCTCGCACTTGTCTTCATTCTTCTCTACCAATTCTTCCTTTCCCGGAAATTCCGATTCTTCAGtcatgcttcttcttcttcccctgtCGTCTCggtttctcaatctctcagCTCCCAATCAGG AATATCTACTACACTTGTTTCTGATGAAGATCTAAAGGGTCTGATTCAAAAATTGGGGGAAAGAAGTGAGGATGCTGAGATATGGGAAGATGTTATTAAGAAAAGCAACCCTCGTATCTCCTACACTGCTAAATGCTGCAAACCAACA GATGGTAGTCCCATGAAGTATCTGAGTACAACTGTGTTTGAGGATTGCTCCCCAGAGGTTTTGAGGGACTTTTACATGGACAATGAATACAGGAAACAATGGGACAAGACTGTGGTTGAGCATGAGCAATTGCAGGTTGACAGTAATAGTGGGATTGAGATTGGTCGCACTATAAAAAAGTTTCCCTTGTTGACTCCAAGGGAGTATGTATTAGCGTGGAAATTGTGGGAGGGGAAGGATAAGTTTTACTGTTTCATCAAG GAATGTGATCACAATATGGTGCCGCAACAGAGGAAGTATGTACGTGTAAGTTATTTCAGATCTGGTTGGCGAATTAGGAAAG TTCCTGGTAGGAACGCTTGTGAGATACACATGGTTCACCAGGAGGATGCTGGATTAAATGTTGAGATGGCAAAGCTTGCTTTCTCAAGAGGCATATGGAGTTACGTTTGTAAGATGGAAAATGCACTTCGCAAGTACATTGCAACCAGTCATCGACCCCAAGGGCCCACATTATCTGCTGTAAGCTTAATGAAAAAG ATTCCATCGGAGTTAGAAAGTCAGACAGACGACATTACAAACTCCTCGGGAACTACCACTAGTGGTATGCACACAGGTGAAGGAGCCAAACGGAAGAAACTGTTGAGAAAGCCTTCAAAGAAACTGATAGCAAATGGTATGTTACTTGTGGGCGGTGCCGTTGGTGGTGCAATCTGCCTGTCTCGTGGTCACTCCGCCTTAGGGGCAAAGGTCGCGTTGGCTTACTTCTTGTCGAAGATGAGAAAGCGTGGAGCTCAACTGAGTCAAACTTCCCAAAACGCTG TTGGATCGGGACTTGGACACAGTTGTGGTCTCTCTCCTAATGTTTCGGTGTCTGCTTCATTTTTAGCTGTACATTTCTCTATTCACACGTCCAGATTTATTCGCCTTTTCACTCAATAA
- a CDS encoding Polyketide cyclase/dehydrase and lipid transport superfamily protein (Polyketide cyclase/dehydrase and lipid transport superfamily protein; CONTAINS InterPro DOMAIN/s: Lipid-binding START (InterPro:IPR002913); BEST Arabidopsis thaliana protein match is: Polyketide cyclase/dehydrase and lipid transport superfamily protein (TAIR:AT1G55960.1); Has 332 Blast hits to 332 proteins in 66 species: Archae - 0; Bacteria - 0; Metazoa - 145; Fungi - 0; Plants - 157; Viruses - 0; Other Eukaryotes - 30 (source: NCBI BLink).): MNSGDTLSTLAQFISSSERFFRRADGDVVFCYCWATVLALVFILLYQFFLSRKFRFFSHASSSSPVVSVSQSLSSQSGISTTLVSDEDLKGLIQKLGERSEDAEIWEDVIKKSNPRISYTAKCCKPTDGSPMKYLSTTVFEDCSPEVLRDFYMDNEYRKQWDKTVVEHEQLQVDSNSGIEIGRTIKKFPLLTPREYVLAWKLWEGKDKFYCFIKECDHNMVPQQRKYVRVSYFRSGWRIRKVPGRNACEIHMVHQEDAGLNVEMAKLAFSRGIWSYVCKMENALRKYIATSHRPQGPTLSAVSLMKKIPSELESQTDDITNSSGTTTSGMHTGEGAKRKKLLRKPSKKLIANGMLLVGGAVGGAICLSRGHSALGAKVALAYFLSKMRKRGAQLSQTSQNAGI; the protein is encoded by the exons ATGAATAGTGGTGATACCTTATCGACGTTAGCTCAATTTATCTCCTCTTCCGAGAGATTTTTCCGGCGAGCTGACGGTGATGTAGTCTTTTGTTATTGCTGGGCCACCGTGCTCGCACTTGTCTTCATTCTTCTCTACCAATTCTTCCTTTCCCGGAAATTCCGATTCTTCAGtcatgcttcttcttcttcccctgtCGTCTCggtttctcaatctctcagCTCCCAATCAGG AATATCTACTACACTTGTTTCTGATGAAGATCTAAAGGGTCTGATTCAAAAATTGGGGGAAAGAAGTGAGGATGCTGAGATATGGGAAGATGTTATTAAGAAAAGCAACCCTCGTATCTCCTACACTGCTAAATGCTGCAAACCAACA GATGGTAGTCCCATGAAGTATCTGAGTACAACTGTGTTTGAGGATTGCTCCCCAGAGGTTTTGAGGGACTTTTACATGGACAATGAATACAGGAAACAATGGGACAAGACTGTGGTTGAGCATGAGCAATTGCAGGTTGACAGTAATAGTGGGATTGAGATTGGTCGCACTATAAAAAAGTTTCCCTTGTTGACTCCAAGGGAGTATGTATTAGCGTGGAAATTGTGGGAGGGGAAGGATAAGTTTTACTGTTTCATCAAG GAATGTGATCACAATATGGTGCCGCAACAGAGGAAGTATGTACGTGTAAGTTATTTCAGATCTGGTTGGCGAATTAGGAAAG TTCCTGGTAGGAACGCTTGTGAGATACACATGGTTCACCAGGAGGATGCTGGATTAAATGTTGAGATGGCAAAGCTTGCTTTCTCAAGAGGCATATGGAGTTACGTTTGTAAGATGGAAAATGCACTTCGCAAGTACATTGCAACCAGTCATCGACCCCAAGGGCCCACATTATCTGCTGTAAGCTTAATGAAAAAG ATTCCATCGGAGTTAGAAAGTCAGACAGACGACATTACAAACTCCTCGGGAACTACCACTAGTGGTATGCACACAGGTGAAGGAGCCAAACGGAAGAAACTGTTGAGAAAGCCTTCAAAGAAACTGATAGCAAATGGTATGTTACTTGTGGGCGGTGCCGTTGGTGGTGCAATCTGCCTGTCTCGTGGTCACTCCGCCTTAGGGGCAAAGGTCGCGTTGGCTTACTTCTTGTCGAAGATGAGAAAGCGTGGAGCTCAACTGAGTCAAACTTCCCAAAACGCTGGTATTTAA
- the SRF4 gene encoding STRUBBELIG-receptor family 4 (STRUBBELIG-receptor family 4 (SRF4); FUNCTIONS IN: protein serine/threonine kinase activity, kinase activity, ATP binding; INVOLVED IN: transmembrane receptor protein tyrosine kinase signaling pathway, protein amino acid phosphorylation; LOCATED IN: endomembrane system; EXPRESSED IN: 7 plant structures; EXPRESSED DURING: L mature pollen stage, M germinated pollen stage, 4 anthesis, petal differentiation and expansion stage; CONTAINS InterPro DOMAIN/s: Protein kinase, catalytic domain (InterPro:IPR000719), Leucine-rich repeat-containing N-terminal domain, type 2 (InterPro:IPR013210), Leucine-rich repeat (InterPro:IPR001611), Serine-threonine/tyrosine-protein kinase (InterPro:IPR001245), Protein kinase-like domain (InterPro:IPR011009); BEST Arabidopsis thaliana protein match is: STRUBBELIG-receptor family 5 (TAIR:AT1G78980.1); Has 161934 Blast hits to 117397 proteins in 3485 species: Archae - 127; Bacteria - 13410; Metazoa - 46563; Fungi - 8828; Plants - 74801; Viruses - 375; Other Eukaryotes - 17830 (source: NCBI BLink).) yields the protein MGPNLQRIVLVFIACFGIFTSVVLAKTDSQDVSALNDAYKSMNSPSKLKGWSSSGGDPCGDSWDGITCKGSSVTEIKVSGRGLSGSLGYQLGNLKSLTYLDVSKNNLNGNLPYQLPDKLTYLDGSENDFNGNVPYSVSLMNDLSYLNLGRNNLNGELSDMFQKLPKLETIDLSSNQLTGKLPQSFANLTGLKTLHLQENQFKGSINALRDLPQIDDVNVANNQFTGWIPNELKNIGNLETGGNKWSSGRAPSPPPGTRHIDRNSSGGGGGSSKALTLGVIIAVSSIGGLILFAGLIALISRRKNSNDSSHFFDDEKGTNRSKPLFTPQSSQMLQFDNMEEFKNQKTVDSNTSLETKPSVKRTSSVSFKNSPTFHLIPSTQVAATPDRSSTSQDSPDTRGVKAFSLADLQNTASCFSPNRLLGEGTIGRVYKAKFQDGRKFAVKEIDSSLLGKGNPEEFSHIVSSISSIHHKNMAELVGYCSEQGRNMLVYEYFTSGSLHRFLHLSDDFSKPLTWNTRIRIALGTAKAIEYLHETCSPPLVHKNIKSSNILLDNELNPRLSDYGLANFHHRTSQNLGVGYNAPECTDPSAYTQKSDVYSFGVVMLELLTGRKPYDSGRPKAEQSLVRWAKPQLKDMDTLDEMVDPALCGLYAPESVSSFADIVSICVMTEPGLRPPVSNVVEALKRLV from the exons ATGGGACCAAATCTGCAGCGGATCGTACTTGTCTTCATTGCATGTTTCGGAATCTTCACCTCCGTTGTTCTTGCAAAAACCGATAGCCAAGACG TATCTGCTCTTAATGACGCTTATAAGAGCATGAACTCTCCATCAAAACTCAAAGGCTGGTCTTCAAGCGGAGGCGATCCTTGTGGCGATTCGTGGGATGGCATTACTTGCAAAGGCTCTTCTGTTACTGAAAT AAAAGTATCTGGACGTGGACTCAGTGGATCTTTAGGTTACCAGCTTGGAAACTTGAAATCGCTCACTTACCT TGATGTAAGCAAGAACAATCTTAACGGAAACTTACCCTACCAGCTTCCTGACAAGCTTACTTATCT AGATGGCTCTGAGAATGACTTCAACGGTAATGTGCCATATTCGGTGTCTCTCATGAACGACCTCAGTTACCT AAACCTTGGCCGTAACAACCTCAATGGTGAACTCAGTGACATGTTTCAAAAGCTTCCAAAACTTGAAACAAT TGATCTTTCTTCCAATCAACTCACGGGAAAACTACCGCAGAGTTTTGCCAATCTAACAGGTCTTAAAACACT GCATTTGCAAGAAAACCAATTCAAAGGCTCTATAAATGCTCTCAGGGACCTCCCTCAGATTGATGATGT AAACGTAGCAAACAATCAATTTACTGGTTGGATCCCAAACGAGTTGAAGAATATTGGAAACCTTGA AACTGGAGGAAACAAGTGGTCAAGCGGTAGAGCTCCTTCACCACCTCCGGGAACCCGTCACATAGACAGAAACTCATCAGGAGGCGGTGGAGGAAGCAGCAAGGCTCTGACACTAGGAGTTATAATAGCGGTGTCTTCTATAGGTGGACTCATTTTATTTGCAGGGTTGATTGCATTGATTTCTCGAAGAAAGAACTCTAATGATTCTTCTCACTTTTTCGACGACGAGAAAGGAACCAACCGAAGCAAGCCACTCTTCACACCACAATCCTCTCAGATGCTTCAATTCGATAATATGGAAGAATTCAAAAACCAGAAGACAGTTGATTCTAATACTTCACTTGAAACAAAGCCTTCTGTTAAAAGAACTTCTTCTGTCAGTTTCAAGAACTCTCCTACTTTTCATCTCATACCTTCTACCCAAGTGGCTGCTACCCCTGACCGTTCCTCCACCTCCCAAGACTCTCCTGATACACGCGGTGTGAAAGCGTTTTCACTAGCGGATTTGCAGAATACCGCGTCTTGTTTCTCGCCGAATCGCCTTCTTGGTGAAGGAACCATTGGACGTGTTTATAAAGCTAAATTTCAGGATGGAAGG AAATTTGCAGTCAAAGAGATTGATTCTTCTCTGTTAGGAAAAGGCAATCCGGAAGAGTTTTCACACATAGTGTCGAGTATCTCGAGTATTCACCACAAGAATATGGCAGAACTCGTGGGTTATTGTTCAGAACAAGGAAGAAATATGCTTGTTTATGAGTATTTCACAAGTGGATCACTTCACAGATTTCTTCACCTGTCTGATGATTTCAGCAAACCATTGACGTGGAACACCAGAATCCGAATCGCTCTCGGAACTGCTAAAGCTATAGA GTACCTTCATGAAACATGTTCGCCTCCGCTAGTTCACAAGAACATCAAGTCATCAAACATTTTACTTGATAATGAGCTAAATCCCCGCCTCTCAGACTATGGCTTGGCAAACTTTCACCAC CGCACAAGTCAGAATCTTGGAGTTGGATACAATGCCCCAGAATGCACAGATCCCTCCGCTTACACACAAAAGAGCGACGTGTACAGCTTTGGTGTGGTGATGCTTGAGCTGCTAACTGGTCGAAAGCCTTATGACAG TGGGAGGCCAAAAGCAGAACAGTCTTTAGTTCGTTGGGCAAAGCCGCAGCTTAAAGACATGGATACTCTGGATGAAATGGTGGATCCCGCGTTGTGCGGACTCTACGCTCCAGAATCTGTATCATCATTCGCGGATATAGTTTCCATCTGCGTAATG aCGGAGCCTGGACTTAGGCCTCCAGTGTCAAATGTGGTGGAGGCATTGAAGAGGCTAGTGTAG
- a CDS encoding CBS domain-containing protein / transporter associated domain-containing protein (CBS domain-containing protein / transporter associated domain-containing protein; FUNCTIONS IN: molecular_function unknown; INVOLVED IN: biological_process unknown; LOCATED IN: chloroplast; EXPRESSED IN: 22 plant structures; EXPRESSED DURING: 13 growth stages; CONTAINS InterPro DOMAIN/s: Protein of unknown function DUF21 (InterPro:IPR002550), Transporter-associated domain (InterPro:IPR005170), Cystathionine beta-synthase, core (InterPro:IPR000644); BEST Arabidopsis thaliana protein match is: CBS domain-containing protein / transporter associated domain-containing protein (TAIR:AT1G55930.1); Has 15808 Blast hits to 15803 proteins in 2590 species: Archae - 162; Bacteria - 11531; Metazoa - 244; Fungi - 136; Plants - 197; Viruses - 0; Other Eukaryotes - 3538 (source: NCBI BLink).), with amino-acid sequence MMGMALELSVLGRSVIDSKTLNLKRYGQKSKLSGRFLPRAELHCPVALSSSKHSNLSFRFRRSCEFSYRSRFMLFSSSQCHEGSQRKSDSGEKELESIKVLLKRGIVIGALVCGVFLYGCQKVLASAGVVEAGYEVFGQSVVLFKNALPKIYQVLTVLREQGLILAALLSLSAFFSMAETSITTLWPWKVRELAEKEPENGVFRMLRSDVTRFLTTILIGTTVVNIAATALVTEAATAIFGEAGVSAATGLMTVAILLLTEITPKSVAVHNAQEVARIVVRPVAWLSLVLYPVGRIVTYLSMGILKILGLKGRSEPYVTEDELKLMLRGAELSGAIEEEEQDMIENVLEIKDTHVREVMTPLVDVVAIDASASLVDFHSMWVTHQYSRVPVFEQRIDNIVGIAYAMDLLDYVQKGDLLESTSVGDMAHKPAYFVPDSMSVWNLLREFRIRKVHMAVVLNEYGGTIGIVTLEDVVEEIVGEIFDENDSKEEIQKKTGYIVMRDEGIYDVDANTSIDQLSEELNMKMPEGIQYETVSGFVCEAFGYIPKTGESVKVVLEKESWEEDGEEEEGKQERQEPKEKNQIYRVEILAGNARKVSAVRFERVNDMDQVSEASDVKSMVPKFVRKWSSEEDDGNLSNEEDQSENAVLDEHVLADNSKKQQ; translated from the exons ATGATGGGTATGGCACTTGAATTATCTGTTCTGGGTCGATCTGTCATTGACTCTAAAACCTTAAATTTGAAGAGATATGGTCAAAAATCGAAGCTTTCAGGAAGATTTCTGCCCAGAGCTGAGCTGCACTGCCCTGTGGCGTTGAGTTCTTCTAAACACTCcaatttgagttttagattCCGACGAAGTTGTGAATTTAGCTACAGAAGTCGCTTTATGCTGTTTAGCTCCAGTCAATGTCACGAGGGCAGTCAACGAAAGTCCGATTCTGGTGAAAAGGAGCTGGAGTCGATTAAGGTTTTGCTGAAACGTGGAATTGTGATAGGAGCTCTAGTCTGTGGAGTTTTCTTGTATGGATGTCAGAAAGTGTTGGCATCGGCTGGTGTGGTCGAAGCAGGCTATGAGGTGTTTGGTCAGAGCGTAGTGTTGTTTAAGAATGCTTTGCCTAAAATTTACCAGGTTCTTACGGTTCTTAGAGAGCAAGGTCTAATTTTGGCTGCGCTGCTCAGCCTCTCAGCATTCTTCTCTATGGCAGAGACGTCCATTACCACTCTGTGGCCGTGGAAG GTGCGTGAGTTGGCTGAGAAAGAACCAGAGAATGGTGTATTCAGAATGCTCCGGAGTGATGTCACCAGATTCTTGACGACTATACTTATTGGAACAAC TGTTGTGAATATTGCGGCAACTGCACTGGTCACTGAAGCAGCAACAGCTATATTTGGGGAAGCTGGTGTTAGTGCTGCCACTGGATTGATGACA GTGGCTATTTTACTCCTGACTGAGATTACTCCAAAAAGTGTTGCTGTGCACAATGCTCAAGAAGTTGCAAGGATTGTG GTCAGGCCAGTGGCGTGGCTTTCCTTAGTATTATATCCTGTCGGAAGAATTGTCACATATCTGTCAATGGGAATACTGAAAATTCTTGGTTTGAAAGGACGGAG TGAACCATATGTTACTGAAGATGAGTTGAAACTGATGCTAAGAGGTGCAGAATTGAGTGGTGCCATTGAAGAAGAGGAGCAG GATATGATTGAAAATGTGCTAGAGATTAAGGATACCCATGTTCGAGAGGTGATGACTCCCCTTGTTGATGTAGTCGCAATTGACGCCAGCGCCAGTCTAGTTGATTTCCATAGTATGTGGGTGACCCATCAGTACTCAAG GGTGCCTGTTTTTGAGCAGCGTATTGATAATATAGTGGGAATTGCATATGCTATGGATCTTCTAGATTATGTTCAGAAG gGTGATCTGTTAGAAAGTACTTCTGTGGGGGACATGGCACATAAACCTGCATATTTCGTCCCTG ATTCAATGTCTGTTTGGAATCTTCTTAGAGAATTCCGAATAAGAAAGGTTCACATGGCAGTTGTCCTTAACGAATATGGTGGAACGATCGGA ATAGTAACTCTTGAAGATGTGGTCGAAGAGATTGTTGGTgaaatttttgatgaaaacgaTTCCAAA GAGGAGATTCAGAAGAAAACAGGATATATTGTCATGAGAGATGAGGGCATATATGATGTTGATGCTAATACATCAATTGACCAGCTATCTGAAGAACTGAATATGAAAATGCCAGAG GGCATTCAGTACGAGACAGTCTCAGGCTTTGTGTGTGAGGCCTTTGGGTATATCCCAAAAACTGGAGAAAGTGTGAAGGTTGTTCTTGAAAAGGAAAGCTGGGAAGAGGATGGTGAGGAGGAGGAAGGTAAACAGGAGAGGCAAGAGCCAAAGGAAAAGAACCAAATCTATAGAGTAGAG ATACTAGCAGGGAATGCAAGAAAAGTTAGTGCTGTCCGGTTTGAGAGAGTGAACGATATGGATCAAGTGTCGGAGGCAAGTGATGTAAAAAGCATGGTTCCCAAATTTGTAAGGAAATGGAGCagcgaagaagatgatgggaACTTGTCCAACGAAGAAGACCAATCCGAGAATGCTGTCTTAGATGAACATGTACTGGCTGATAATAGCAAGAAACAACAATGA